One genomic segment of Sanyastnella coralliicola includes these proteins:
- a CDS encoding NAD(P)/FAD-dependent oxidoreductase, whose product MNIPDANVPRIVIIGGGFAGLELARSLKNKAVQIVLLDKHNYHTFQPLLYQVATAGLEPDSIGHPLRKIFKGQKNLFFRLTEVSHIDPEKKVVYSSIGELAYDKVVIATGSDTNFFGNSELQHHGMSMKSIPEALDIRSLILQNFEEALLTSDLNEREALMNVIIVGAGPTGVELAGAISELRKHILPRDYPDLDVRRMSIRLIEASPRVLSAMSEKSSADALQALESLDVEVWLDTLVESYDGRVVKTKNGKSFVAKTLIWSAGVKGAPVKGINAEALTRNDRIEVDEFNRVKGIEDAYAVGDVSAMIDEENPRGHAMVAQVAIQQAANLAKNILAESKGKEPTPFKYKDLGSMATIGRNRAVVDLPKGHFRGFFAWVIWMVVHVVQLIGFRNKVLVLVNWTWNYVQYARDARLIIRPFKRSAERGTQNAE is encoded by the coding sequence TTGAACATTCCGGACGCCAACGTACCCCGGATCGTCATCATCGGCGGGGGATTTGCCGGACTAGAATTAGCCCGGTCGCTTAAAAACAAAGCGGTACAAATCGTATTGCTTGATAAGCACAACTACCACACTTTCCAACCACTTCTTTATCAGGTCGCAACTGCAGGACTGGAGCCCGATTCCATCGGTCACCCCTTGCGTAAGATCTTCAAAGGACAGAAGAATCTTTTCTTCCGACTGACTGAAGTATCGCACATTGATCCCGAGAAGAAAGTAGTGTACAGCTCCATCGGTGAGCTCGCCTATGACAAGGTGGTCATCGCTACGGGAAGCGACACGAACTTCTTTGGCAACAGTGAACTTCAACATCACGGAATGTCGATGAAGTCAATTCCTGAGGCATTGGATATTCGAAGCTTGATTCTACAAAACTTCGAAGAGGCCTTACTGACTTCTGATTTGAACGAACGTGAGGCCCTGATGAATGTGATCATTGTTGGCGCTGGTCCAACTGGTGTAGAACTCGCGGGTGCCATCTCTGAATTGAGAAAACATATCCTGCCGCGAGATTACCCAGATCTCGATGTACGACGCATGTCTATTCGCCTTATAGAGGCTTCTCCACGAGTTTTAAGTGCCATGAGCGAGAAATCATCTGCGGATGCCCTGCAGGCATTGGAATCGCTTGATGTGGAGGTATGGCTCGATACGCTGGTTGAGTCTTACGACGGACGTGTTGTCAAAACAAAGAATGGTAAATCATTCGTAGCGAAGACGCTCATTTGGTCTGCAGGTGTGAAGGGTGCTCCGGTCAAAGGAATTAACGCGGAGGCGCTGACACGAAATGACCGCATCGAAGTGGATGAATTCAACCGAGTAAAAGGCATCGAAGACGCTTACGCGGTTGGAGACGTCTCGGCGATGATTGATGAAGAGAACCCTCGAGGCCATGCGATGGTTGCTCAAGTGGCCATTCAACAGGCGGCGAACCTCGCTAAAAACATTCTAGCTGAAAGCAAAGGCAAAGAACCCACCCCATTCAAATATAAAGACCTAGGATCTATGGCCACTATTGGCCGTAACAGAGCGGTAGTTGACCTCCCTAAAGGTCATTTCCGCGGGTTCTTCGCTTGGGTTATTTGGATGGTTGTGCACGTTGTGCAGCTTATCGGATTCAGAAACAAAGTACTTGTACTGGTCAACTGGACATGGAACTATGTTCAATATGCGAGGGATGCGCGGTTGATCATTCGCCCTTTCAAGAGGAGCGCGGAACGCGGAACGCAGAACGCGGAATAG
- a CDS encoding pseudouridine synthase → MREFKAAEDATLLDLIIEEFGYASKNKGRKLIKAKQVMVNGNIDNYPSRMVEKGAHIKVLDEPKVEREAKPTKNLPFVILHEDESVLAFEKPAGWITASPDRKKRTAFSVVKKWLLDKDPELDEVFFVNKLPKDASGIVVVAKDAVTRVRLQGEWNRLNKRFYVLARGGFEEDGEIGYRSNYKKEEETFVFPFRTMMQGDRYAILRVEMKKESFSELFSMLDSGGTPVPGYARRGKADNPLGRLGLHFFSIEIPTAKGDEMIRTKMPKEFLNLVKFNHA, encoded by the coding sequence ATGCGAGAATTTAAAGCAGCAGAAGACGCCACACTTCTTGACTTGATCATCGAGGAATTCGGCTACGCTTCCAAGAACAAAGGCCGCAAGCTCATCAAGGCGAAGCAGGTCATGGTCAATGGCAACATTGACAACTATCCTTCACGTATGGTGGAGAAGGGAGCGCACATTAAAGTGCTCGATGAACCAAAGGTGGAGCGTGAGGCGAAACCAACGAAGAATCTTCCTTTTGTCATCCTTCATGAAGACGAGAGCGTGCTTGCTTTTGAGAAGCCTGCAGGTTGGATTACGGCTTCACCTGATCGTAAAAAGCGGACAGCTTTCTCGGTGGTGAAAAAGTGGTTGCTCGATAAAGATCCGGAGTTGGATGAGGTATTCTTCGTGAATAAGCTTCCAAAGGATGCCAGTGGGATTGTTGTTGTAGCCAAAGACGCTGTTACTCGTGTTCGTTTGCAAGGGGAGTGGAACCGCTTGAACAAACGTTTCTACGTACTAGCTCGCGGTGGTTTCGAAGAAGACGGTGAAATTGGATACCGTTCGAATTACAAGAAAGAGGAAGAGACCTTTGTGTTTCCTTTTCGCACGATGATGCAGGGCGATCGTTACGCCATCCTTCGTGTAGAGATGAAGAAGGAGTCGTTCTCGGAGCTTTTCTCTATGCTTGATTCTGGAGGCACACCAGTACCAGGTTATGCACGTCGAGGTAAGGCAGATAATCCGCTGGGCCGACTTGGTCTGCACTTCTTTAGCATTGAAATTCCTACGGCGAAAGGAGACGAGATGATTCGTACCAAGATGCCAAAAGAGTTCCTCAATCTTGTTAAATTCAACCACGCATGA